ATTTTTCCAAGATTGGGTTGATTTCACATGATAAACTCATTCCAATACTCCTAATTGTACAGGCAAATCATGCAAGGACAGATTATGCTTCATAATGGATTTCTCTGCTTTCTATTTAACTACTACTATGTATTAAGAGCTTTTGGATAATACCAGTCAGCTTAGTAGTGATGTGCAATGCGTGAGCTGCTACACTTTTAGTTCCATGGACTAGGGAGTCTGCCATCTCGAAAAACTGAAGTGCCTCCAGATGCTGCAGGAGATGGAGATGAGGCTATATAACTTGCTCCTGAAAGAGAAACTGATGGAGGTCCTTGTGCAGCAGGTGTGAACCGCGACGGACTGCCTGCAACTACTAGTGTAGTCCTATAAGAATGGGGTACCTGCCACCATCAAACCAATTTAATGCACTACATGACTAAAAGCTCTGGAAAAGTACGAGGCTCAGATCCACAGCCATAATGTGTTGCACAAGGTAAGACCCATGGCCAAGTTTCACAAGTTATCTGGATAACTTTATACTCAAATGGACAGAAAGTGCCAGATTGGAGTAAGACAGCTCTTTCTAGATCGGCAAACCTGAGGAATAAGAAGAAAAGAATAATCTAGTGGAGATTTGAATAAATACCGTGTTTGGTACCGGCTTCCGCTGTTGGGAGTCAGTACATGGTGAACTACTGCTTGTACGAACTAAATGACGAGAATGCACATTATGGTTTGAAACATCATCAGCTTCTCCTCCCTCCAGTTCACCACAATGACTTACGTCTTTTCCTGTCCTAGGGGTATTGACCTTAATCATTGAACCTGAATCAGTTGTGTTATCAACTTGTAGTGGAAGAGGAGGGCGGCTTGGCGTTCCTTGCGCACAATTCTGGCGCTTTAAGTGTGCTCTTCTGCACTCAGAATCTGCCAACAGAAAATATACCACATGATTACAACCTTCCAGCAAGATTCAACATTAACACCAAAAAAATCCAGAAGGCATATGTTACCTGTTTAAGTACTTGTACTAGACTATGCTTTTTCTCATTTAAAACTTCCAACTTCTCCTTAACCTCCTTGGTTCTTTTATCCGCATCAATTGCAGCATTTTCCATGTTGACTTTCTAAAATGTGATCAGAAAGAAATTAATAAGAATATGCAACATGAGAAGAACAGATAATAGACGTATTTTGTTTGTAATTATGCTAGCTGTGTTCAAAGGTCAAGATGGTTAGATTGATGTTGCTGATCTCAGGGATCATAAGCAACTATGCTGCATCTCATACCTGCTAGCCTACTAGGCATAATACAGTGTTCCAACAGGGAAGAAACAAATTTCAATCAGGAAGCAAGAAAAGAGCAGCAGGTATAACGCATTGTACCAATTTTGTAGGCCAAAAATGGCTTCttcagtgaagtaaaagaaTTACGATAATGCTCAGATACAAGTATACAAGGTCCCAATACGTCAACAAGGTTCATTTCTTAATATATCATTCTCGCACTAACAGAAACTTGACATCTAAACTCTGCAGATCTGCCTTTTGATAACCCTCAGAACGAGGCATGAGGAGACCTATCACCTAGCTTCATCCGGTAAGACATAGTACACAGACTATGAAAGAATCATGGTGTACGCAAGTCCAACAAATCATTTAATTTGTCATAAGCAAATGTGATCCTTGATTGAGCGAACATGGAAATCTCATATACAAGCTTAACATTCCGTTGGCTATCATGATTAAAGCATCACCTTAAAGTTGAGCTAATTGGACTCACAAGACAATCTTCACAAATCCATACAAAAAAAAGTGGAAAAAGACAATGAATTGAAATCATAAAGTATAATTCTTCTTTTATAACATTAAAGACCAATATCGAAAGCGAACCATGCTCTCTTAATTATTGTAAGCTATCTTGTAATATCAGCTCTACGGAAAATTCTCCTTTTGGGAGATATTGGAAAAAAGATTCGCAGAATgtgaactttttttattttatttctatgaATGGGAAACACGCTAGTGATATTGGCAttcaaactaaaaaataatGGAAGACGCCATCTTTATTGGCATGTTTAATTAAAATTGGAAAACGCCAATAGAATTGGCATGTCTTTTAAAGACGCAGACAAGGTGGACTGGAGTCTCAAAGTCCTCACCGGAATCTCCATTATGTATTCACAACTCCGGTGTGACTCACTGAATGAAGAGCTGCGGTTCGAGGATGAGGAGGTGCTGGAGTCTCAAAGTCATCACCGGAATCATCTGCCAGCCACACATCTCGCCTCGATCCGACCCACCACCATGTGCAGATTTCTTCCGTCACGCCAATAAGACTGGCTTCTTTAAAAAGATGGAGCAGACACGCCAAATCTATTGGCGCTTtccaatttcaattaaatacGCAAATAAAAATGACGTCTTCCACTATATTTTGTCAATTCTATTGCCATTTTCCAATTCTAACTAAACACGCCAATACAGATGTCGTCTTCTGTTATTGTTTTAATCGAACACGCCAATAGCATTGCCGTTTTTTCTATTGAtagaaataatagaaaaaaacgGTTAAGCTTTATTCAAAGATCTCCCAAAAGAAAATTTTTCCCAGCTCTACTACATATTTCCTTGCTTTGTAGTAATCTTTTAACCCAAACtgcgataaaaaaaaaacatgattaTATGAACATAAAATCCATTAACACTTAGCAACCACTGGAATTACTACATATCACACAAACGCAAAAATTAGCTAACAAAGCCTAATTAGACCACCAAAAACCTACTACTACAATATAAGCAATAAAGCAATGAACAATCACTcccataaattaaaaaaataagagtCAGAAATAGAGAGGCAGCAACATAATACCTCGACCGCCTTATTCAGCGGAGCCTCTGGTGCACGGTCGTTCATGACAGTCTCCGCATCCTCCTTCACCGCCAAAACATtatccttctccaccaattttCGCAAACACCCCTTTCCTCCTCCATCTATCGAAATCTCATCCACCTCCTTCTCCCCTTCCCCCTTCATGAAGTGCTCCCTTACAATCAAGTCAGAATTCGAGCAGAAATTATCGACATGATTACCAACACCAATTCCAGTAGCTGTATTACGCACGGGGTTCGGACCAAAATTGCCACAGCTGTGGTTGGAATTTTGGGCGGGGGCGGATGAAGGATTAGGGTTCGAAACCGTTGGTACCCGGGAAAGGGCTCTAGCTCCGCGGCGAAGGAGGATTTTGAATTCTTTGAGTGAAATTTTGGGGGCGGGGCTCGGCCATCGGTGAGGCACGCCGGTCACTTTGTGGAGGTTGCCTTTGTACAGTGATATCGCCACCATTTCCTTCTCTATTCTCTCACTGTCTCTCTCTTTCTGCTTATTTATACCTTTCGTTTTTAATTTTCACCATCTCCGCAATTTGGGATTGGGATTTGGGAACGGATTAACAAAAAtcattttaagaaaaaaaatatgatacCTTTAAATAAAAAGAGATATTTGAAGTTAAATCGAGGCAAGTTTTGTAGTATGTATAATTCTCCCTCGTACCCATAAATAAttccctttttttatttatcatagTAGTTGATTActactcaaattttattttattttttaaatttttttcaccCACATTATTCTTATAGTATCATCTTATTTATAGCACTATGGTTCTTATATGATTATATACTAATAATGACGAAGtctcattttttaattaatactttAATATAAAGGACCAATGAAATACCTACTAGTATAGGGATATTAAAAGTGCAATGAGGCTAGTACATTTGGTTTGCTCATAGAGAGGTTTAGAGATAGATTATCACTCAATAATCTCTGGTGCTAACACTACacttttttaatgaaaaatgacAACGAAAAATATACCATAATGATTTGGGTCTCACAACGTTAAAATCCAGGCTCCATTTATGCTTGCATGCATCAGGGTCTTCAATATTGATTGCAACATGATTATCATCTAATGGCACATGAACACTATTGTTTAGGAGTACTATAGTACTTTATTCATGCATAAGCCGTGATATTTTCTTGACCTGTGATCTTTTGTTCTTGGTTTATATAATTAATCCTTATAACTAATCACATTAAATTAATTACACAGCcaattataatttcattttccactAGCTCTCATGCAAGTTGTGAGAATCATGTGACATACTTAGCTCAAATCTATACTTCACCCAATTCAAACCTGATTATGGTGCTCTTTGCAccattaaaacaaacacaagaGCGCATATTGTATCACAAATATATTTAGTAATTCCCTATTCAATTTTCTATTCCAAAAAAGAGAAATAGGAAGAGAGGATGCATGTAGTCATGCAAATCCACTTCAAAGTACCTCAACCCATGCTTTTCTGCCCTCTTTATCTCCTCCTTGTTTATTAAAGGCCTcttaaatttatcataattctCACCACAATATTGATTAAtatcatatactactactaattctCCATAAATCCCATGGTAAAAAACAGCAGCGGAGATGCAGAAGCAAAAATGGCTGCGGCTTTTGCTTCCAAGCAGCGAGGAATAGGTAACTGGACAACTTGTTCCAAGAGATCAggtatctatatatatatatatatatatatataaatacataaaagATCGAATTCAATTCACAGTTTAATTAGGTGATTTTGGATGATTTGATGATGGCAGGGCAGAGAAGAAGTGGGAAGAAATGGAGCAATAATCAAAAGCCTGATCCAAAGGTCACAAGCTTCACCCCTCAGGAAGAGGATCTGATCATCCAGCTGCACTCCGTGGTCGGAAGCAGGTtcgagaataaaaaaaattaaatacgaGATTGAaacactcacactcacactcacactcacgTGCGAATTTGGATAAGTGCAGGTGGACAATGGCAGACCTAGGGGCTTAAGCCTCTATTgactttaaaattttaatgttatttttataaatttatccaAATTTTATTACCTAAAAATAGACTTTCATAGAAAATAGAGTACCTACTAAATAGTAATGTTATATTCTGCGTAGGTGGACTATCATAGCCCAACAACTGGGAGAAAGGACGGAGAGCGACGTCAAAAATGTATGGAACAGCAAACTGAAGAAGAAGCTGTCGGCAATGGGGATCGATCCGGTGACTCACAAGCCCTTTTCGCAGATCTTGGCCGATTACGGCAGCATGGGCGCGTTTCCGGCCACGCGCCACCACGATCTCTCGAGGGGCTTCAAAGGGAAGGCGCTGCCATCTGTGAATGCGGAGGTCTCGGTTGGGAATCAAGAGGCGTCGAGCTTTAGCTGGAGTGATTTCTTTCTGGAGGAGGCGTTTGCGGCGCAAGAATATGATGAGGTTTTGGGAGAGGGGAAGATTGAtggcggtggtggaggcggctttgaagcggcggcggcgacgacgtcGTCTGCGTTTGTGGAAGCGATGATTGGGAAGCAAGATGAGATGTGCTCGCAGCTGCCTTGCTTCTATGAGGAGCCATTTTACTATTGATCAAAAGAGTTTGTGTTTGCTTTTGTACACATTGTGTCCAACTCATGCTCTATTCATTGAAATTGAATCAATTAAGTAGTATTCCATTTGATATTTAAATCTAGAGTTCTAGCAAAATATCCATAATCTGAAATTCGATCtgaatcaaattaaaatttagttcAGATTTTTCGTATTTTTTATTCggatataatattataaaatccaaaatatatttttatacatttacTCCATATACtgataaaatactatattttaattataaacttaacgaaaatataaaaattttatgttGAATAATTCTAATGGTGTTTGGtattatatttttggattttcaaatttttggaatTTTAGAATTGGATTCTCGAATATTTATAtccaattttgaatttttcagattcgGATCGGATTTCTAGTTCAAatttcgggtatttggactaTTTGGATTtgatcaaatttatttattttttttataaaatttcagATTAAATATCAAACAAACACTAAATCAATGAATCATATTCTATCCGTCTCAAGATAGTTTAGTTATACTTTTTTAGTGGACTGTCCAAGATAGTcgagttatttccctttttggATAAACACTTCATTTTCGCTCATACTTTAGTGAGTTACTCTTATCTTTCTTTCCCATACATTATTCCCCCACTTTAACTTTTAATAAGTTAATTTCTTAAATCACATGTCCAAAAGAAATGTCCTAATTACCTTGAGACTACTTTCCTAGACGaatccaaacaaataaacaTACTCATTATAATGATAGTGATAAGTTGAAACCAAAGTAGAAgtacgtactccctccgtccgccattaggagtcccgatcacttttgcgcactcattttataaaaatgatattaaatagttaaagtggagaaatgataaagtaaaagagagaataatttaAAGAAGACTCTTCTCAATATtgttctctatcttactttacaatttcttcactttaactatttaatatcatttttataaaatgagtgcgcaaaagtgacctggactcctaatagcggacggagggagtatatgatataCTCCCTTGTCTCCGAAAAATTGACCTATtccattttctgcactcattttggaaaaatgataataaatagttaaaatggagagagagtaaagtacgagagagaataatataaagaaatctcttatttatattattatctctcttactttaattatttatcatcatttttttcaaaatgaagaataaaaATGGAATAGGTGAGAGAGTAGTATTGTATTGTaaataacaacattatgataagATTGATGATCAAGCATCACTGTATATCTTCTTGATGAGGTTGAGATGGTGGTGCTCCTCCCCCGCCCATCTTCAAATCTATAGATATATATAGGCATGCCCATCTTCAAATCTATAGATATAtataggcatgcacacgggttGAAACCACCGGTtctggttcatgaaccggcggttcaaggttcATCATccccatgaaccggaaccggcccgccaagggtctcggcggttccggtttaaaaaaccgccggtttttggcctgaaccgccggttccggttcggtggttcgtcaattttttttttcattttttatttatttatctatgaaatgtgcgtaaataaaattaaaaaaaacacgatgaaagttgcaattttattgagattacaagttacaacaattacaaatcacaaaaaccttgaggtcttgaagtcttaaacaaaaattttaatacaactagactactagtcaacaacgaagctaattataaattacaaaaaaggcttagaagttctgaacaataattttataagtatatatactcttagtcggcgaa
This sequence is a window from Salvia splendens isolate huo1 chromosome 14, SspV2, whole genome shotgun sequence. Protein-coding genes within it:
- the LOC121763838 gene encoding uncharacterized protein LOC121763838 isoform X1, with the translated sequence MVAISLYKGNLHKVTGVPHRWPSPAPKISLKEFKILLRRGARALSRVPTVSNPNPSSAPAQNSNHSCGNFGPNPVRNTATGIGVGNHVDNFCSNSDLIVREHFMKGEGEKEVDEISIDGGGKGCLRKLVEKDNVLAVKEDAETVMNDRAPEAPLNKAVEKVNMENAAIDADKRTKEVKEKLEVLNEKKHSLVQVLKQILSAEEHT
- the LOC121763838 gene encoding uncharacterized protein LOC121763838 isoform X2, with the translated sequence MVAISLYKGNLHKVTGVPHRWPSPAPKISLKEFKILLRRGARALSRVPTVSNPNPSSAPAQNSNHSCGNFGPNPVRNTATGIGVGNHVDNFCSNSDLIVREHFMKGEGEKEVDEISIDGGGKGCLRKLVEKDNVLAVKEDAETVMNDRAPEAPLNKAVEFGLKDYYKARKYVVELGKIFFWEIFE
- the LOC121764780 gene encoding transcription factor MYB61-like isoform X2 — translated: MVKNSSGDAEAKMAAAFASKQRGIGQRRSGKKWSNNQKPDPKVTSFTPQEEDLIIQLHSVVGSRWTIIAQQLGERTESDVKNVWNSKLKKKLSAMGIDPVTHKPFSQILADYGSMGAFPATRHHDLSRGFKGKALPSVNAEVSVGNQEASSFSWSDFFLEEAFAAQEYDEVLGEGKIDGGGGGGFEAAAATTSSAFVEAMIGKQDEMCSQLPCFYEEPFYY
- the LOC121764780 gene encoding transcription factor MYB61-like isoform X1 — encoded protein: MVKNSSGDAEAKMAAAFASKQRGIGNWTTCSKRSGQRRSGKKWSNNQKPDPKVTSFTPQEEDLIIQLHSVVGSRWTIIAQQLGERTESDVKNVWNSKLKKKLSAMGIDPVTHKPFSQILADYGSMGAFPATRHHDLSRGFKGKALPSVNAEVSVGNQEASSFSWSDFFLEEAFAAQEYDEVLGEGKIDGGGGGGFEAAAATTSSAFVEAMIGKQDEMCSQLPCFYEEPFYY